In Streptomyces violaceusniger Tu 4113, one DNA window encodes the following:
- the rpsR gene encoding 30S ribosomal protein S18 — protein MSRRIGTKRPDPKRRRVNPLDAAGITYVDYKDTDLLRKFISDRGKIRSRRVSHVTRRQQRQIARAIKNAREMALLPYGSR, from the coding sequence ATGTCCCGACGCATCGGCACCAAGCGCCCGGACCCCAAGCGTCGCCGTGTCAACCCGCTCGACGCGGCGGGCATCACCTACGTGGATTACAAGGACACCGACCTGCTGCGGAAGTTCATCTCCGACCGCGGCAAGATCCGCAGCCGCCGGGTGAGCCATGTGACGCGCCGGCAGCAGCGCCAGATCGCCCGCGCCATCAAGAACGCCCGCGAGATGGCCCTGCTCCCCTACGGCTCCCGATAG
- the rpsN gene encoding 30S ribosomal protein S14: MAKKSKIAKNEQRRVIVARHAKRRAELKALIADPRASAEERLDAQRELRRQPRDASATRVRNRDSIDGRPRGHLRAFGLSRIRLREMAHAGELPGVTKSSW, encoded by the coding sequence ATGGCCAAGAAGAGCAAGATCGCAAAGAACGAGCAGCGACGGGTGATCGTGGCGCGTCACGCCAAACGCCGCGCCGAACTGAAGGCGCTCATCGCCGACCCCCGCGCCTCGGCGGAGGAACGACTCGACGCCCAGCGGGAACTGCGCCGCCAGCCCCGCGACGCCAGCGCCACCCGCGTACGCAACCGCGACTCCATCGACGGCCGCCCCCGCGGCCACCTGCGCGCCTTCGGCCTCTCCCGCATCCGCCTGCGCGAAATGGCACACGCGGGCGAACTCCCCGGAGTGACCAAGAGCAGCTGGTGA
- the rpmF gene encoding 50S ribosomal protein L32, whose translation MAVPKRKMSRSNTRHRRAQWKANTPELVTITIDGREHRVPRNLVPAYRRGLLSPEG comes from the coding sequence ATGGCCGTGCCCAAGCGGAAGATGTCCCGGAGCAACACCCGCCACCGCCGCGCCCAGTGGAAGGCGAACACGCCGGAACTGGTGACGATCACCATCGACGGCCGCGAACACCGGGTGCCGCGCAACCTCGTCCCCGCCTATCGGCGCGGACTGCTGAGCCCCGAGGGCTGA
- a CDS encoding ArsR/SmtB family transcription factor — protein MHADEALGGRGVRAAVRLDDATAASVAAALQALATPSRLLILTTLRQSPHSVTELAAGIGMEQSAVSRQLRLLRTLGLVTGRRNGRRIVYSLYDDHVAQLLDQAVHHIEHLRLGIRDT, from the coding sequence GTGCACGCCGATGAGGCCCTGGGCGGCCGCGGTGTCCGCGCGGCCGTCCGCCTCGACGATGCCACGGCGGCATCCGTCGCCGCCGCGCTCCAGGCCCTGGCCACCCCGTCCCGACTGCTGATCCTCACCACCCTGCGGCAATCGCCGCACTCGGTCACCGAACTCGCCGCCGGCATCGGCATGGAGCAGTCCGCCGTCTCCCGCCAGCTCCGTCTGCTGCGCACTCTCGGCCTGGTCACCGGGCGCCGGAACGGCCGCCGCATCGTCTACAGCCTCTACGACGACCACGTCGCCCAACTCCTCGACCAGGCCGTCCACCACATCGAACACCTGCGCCTCGGCATCCGCGACACGTAA
- a CDS encoding GTP-binding protein — translation MSAGANASRGLLGLVCGNTPEVRGRVLDLLRCASPDALVLSVSVHADGTGRYPFVQRFVMGGEERRRASLCQGATGDPAVIIRQDLDTIARTASRPHVVLALPDTVDTAPFLAELWRTPLGRTPLSHHYELAPTAVGVDPGRLLNDLRCVHRATRVFGHDPTAAPLTVAEAAARQLEAAQVMVLRGGPGDGDGRREGCRALLGHLNPSAVVHLDSDDADVTALTALARSDSGWSTAGPADRLDVVAPVIRRRGIDHGVTSVLWRSRRPLHPERLAASLPRVMPSVIRSRGRLWMATRPRTVISWRSAGRHLELHEAGGWLEDGDTVAWRAASPQRRTLASWYWDDYYGERRNEIVFTGADLDLDRLRAALDSAVLDDGELALGADRWARLPDPLLGDAAPGPES, via the coding sequence GTGAGCGCCGGTGCGAACGCGAGCCGGGGTCTCCTGGGCCTGGTGTGCGGTAACACCCCGGAGGTCCGGGGGCGCGTACTGGACCTGCTGCGGTGTGCCTCGCCCGACGCGCTGGTGCTCTCGGTCTCGGTCCACGCCGACGGGACGGGGCGGTACCCCTTCGTACAGCGCTTCGTCATGGGCGGTGAGGAACGGCGGCGCGCCTCGCTGTGCCAAGGAGCGACCGGAGACCCGGCTGTGATCATCCGGCAGGATCTCGACACCATCGCCCGGACCGCCTCGCGTCCGCATGTCGTGCTCGCGCTCCCTGACACCGTGGACACCGCGCCGTTTCTCGCCGAGCTGTGGCGGACCCCACTGGGCAGGACTCCGCTGTCGCACCACTACGAACTGGCCCCGACCGCCGTCGGCGTGGACCCCGGCCGCCTGCTCAACGATCTGCGCTGTGTGCACCGCGCCACCCGCGTCTTCGGTCACGACCCGACTGCCGCGCCCCTCACGGTCGCCGAAGCCGCCGCCCGCCAATTGGAGGCCGCCCAGGTGATGGTCCTGCGGGGCGGGCCGGGGGATGGGGACGGCCGCCGGGAAGGGTGCCGCGCCCTGCTCGGCCATCTCAACCCGTCGGCGGTGGTGCATCTCGACTCGGACGACGCCGATGTCACCGCGCTGACGGCTCTGGCGCGGTCCGACTCCGGCTGGAGCACGGCCGGACCGGCCGACCGTCTCGACGTCGTCGCCCCCGTCATACGCCGCCGTGGCATCGACCACGGCGTGACCTCGGTGCTCTGGCGGTCCCGGCGCCCGCTGCATCCCGAGCGGCTGGCGGCGAGCCTGCCGCGCGTCATGCCGTCGGTGATACGCAGCCGCGGACGCCTGTGGATGGCCACTCGCCCGCGGACGGTCATCTCCTGGCGCTCGGCCGGGCGCCACCTCGAACTGCACGAGGCGGGAGGCTGGTTGGAGGACGGGGACACCGTGGCATGGCGCGCCGCCTCGCCCCAGCGCCGGACGCTCGCCTCGTGGTACTGGGACGACTACTACGGCGAACGGCGCAACGAGATCGTCTTCACCGGTGCCGACCTGGACCTGGACCGGCTGCGGGCCGCGCTGGACTCCGCCGTGCTCGACGACGGTGAACTGGCCCTCGGCGCCGACCGCTGGGCCCGCCTGCCCGATCCGCTGCTCGGCGACGCGGCGCCGGGCCCGGAGAGCTGA
- a CDS encoding CobW family GTP-binding protein, whose amino-acid sequence MSVTEGRLPVAIVGGLHADARRAAVEEILRTVPGSVALHHDLSAATDRAVRRTVRDASGSLGEGEAPLVNDCACCALREDMVPELLRLATGGGHRLAVVELWESVELQAMAAVIAAEGAPLELTGVATAVDPALMVPYLANGDDLADVGFAAAPTDQRTVGDTFARQLEYPTVIAVAEDETCEESADDGDLALLTQLTPGARQVRVGDGALVAALLAGFDVEAAAARQHPACALLPQESEEHGVSTLVWRRDRPFHPDRLYEALEDLSCAAARSRGRFWLADRPDTLLSWDAAGGALCVESAGPWLAALPDAAWDMVPAERRVAASMDWHPEHGDRCQHMTFTSPGLDREGLVALLDSCLLTDVEYAAGPDGWKKLSHAFDELLDPVS is encoded by the coding sequence GTGAGCGTGACGGAGGGGCGGCTGCCCGTCGCCATAGTCGGCGGGCTGCACGCCGACGCGCGCCGGGCGGCCGTCGAGGAGATCCTGCGCACGGTGCCCGGCTCCGTGGCGCTGCACCACGACCTGTCCGCCGCCACCGACCGCGCCGTGCGCCGCACCGTGCGCGATGCCTCGGGATCGCTCGGCGAGGGCGAGGCGCCGCTGGTGAACGACTGCGCGTGCTGTGCGCTGCGCGAGGACATGGTCCCCGAACTGCTGCGCCTGGCCACCGGGGGCGGCCACCGGCTCGCGGTCGTCGAGCTGTGGGAGTCGGTCGAGCTCCAGGCCATGGCCGCCGTCATCGCGGCCGAGGGCGCGCCGCTGGAGCTGACCGGGGTGGCCACCGCGGTCGACCCGGCCCTGATGGTGCCGTATCTCGCCAACGGTGACGACCTCGCCGATGTGGGCTTCGCCGCCGCCCCGACCGACCAGCGCACCGTCGGTGACACGTTCGCCCGGCAGTTGGAGTACCCCACCGTGATCGCCGTCGCCGAGGACGAGACGTGCGAGGAGTCCGCGGACGACGGCGATCTCGCCCTGCTGACCCAGCTCACTCCGGGCGCACGGCAGGTGCGTGTCGGCGATGGGGCTCTGGTGGCGGCTCTGCTGGCCGGGTTCGATGTCGAGGCGGCGGCAGCCCGTCAGCATCCGGCGTGTGCGCTGCTGCCGCAGGAGAGCGAAGAACACGGGGTGAGCACCCTGGTCTGGCGCCGTGACCGCCCCTTCCATCCGGATCGGCTGTATGAGGCGCTGGAAGACCTGAGCTGTGCCGCCGCCCGCAGCCGGGGGCGCTTCTGGCTGGCCGACCGGCCCGACACCCTGCTGTCGTGGGACGCGGCGGGCGGCGCCCTGTGTGTGGAATCCGCCGGGCCCTGGCTGGCAGCGCTGCCGGACGCCGCCTGGGACATGGTGCCGGCCGAACGGCGGGTGGCCGCTTCGATGGACTGGCATCCCGAACACGGCGACCGCTGTCAGCACATGACCTTCACCTCGCCCGGCCTCGACCGCGAAGGTCTGGTCGCCCTGCTGGATTCGTGTCTGCTGACCGACGTCGAGTACGCGGCGGGGCCGGACGGCTGGAAGAAGCTGTCGCACGCCTTCGACGAACTGCTCGACCCGGTGTCCTGA
- the rpmB gene encoding 50S ribosomal protein L28 encodes MSAHCQLTGRQPGFGHHISHSHRRTKRRFDPNIQHKRYWLPSEGRHIRLTLSTKAIKTVDTIGIEAAVARIRARGGKV; translated from the coding sequence ATGTCCGCCCACTGCCAACTCACCGGCCGACAGCCCGGCTTCGGCCACCACATCTCCCACTCCCACCGCCGCACCAAGCGCCGGTTCGACCCCAACATCCAGCACAAGCGCTACTGGCTGCCGAGCGAAGGCCGCCACATCCGCCTCACCCTCAGCACCAAGGCCATCAAGACGGTCGACACGATCGGCATCGAGGCCGCCGTGGCCCGCATCCGCGCCCGGGGAGGGAAGGTCTGA
- a CDS encoding type B 50S ribosomal protein L31 has protein sequence MKPGIHPAYRPVVFRDRSADFAFLTRSTATSDKSVEWQDGNTYPVIDVEISSASHPFYTGNQRVVDTAGRVERFERRYGRGRGDR, from the coding sequence ATGAAGCCCGGCATTCACCCCGCGTACCGGCCCGTCGTCTTCCGTGACCGGTCGGCCGACTTCGCCTTCCTCACCCGCTCCACCGCCACCAGCGACAAGTCCGTGGAGTGGCAGGACGGCAACACCTATCCGGTCATCGATGTGGAGATCTCCTCGGCGAGCCACCCCTTCTACACCGGCAACCAGCGCGTCGTGGACACCGCGGGCCGCGTCGAGCGGTTCGAGCGGCGCTACGGACGCGGACGGGGGGACCGGTGA
- the rpmG gene encoding 50S ribosomal protein L33 yields MARNELRPIIKLRSTAGTGYTYVTRKNRRNDPDRMTLRKYDPVAGRHVDFREER; encoded by the coding sequence ATGGCACGCAATGAACTACGCCCGATCATCAAGCTGAGGTCCACCGCGGGCACCGGCTACACGTATGTGACCCGCAAGAACCGTCGGAACGACCCCGACCGGATGACCCTGCGCAAGTACGACCCCGTCGCCGGCCGCCACGTCGACTTCCGTGAGGAGCGCTGA
- a CDS encoding GTP-binding protein, producing the protein MADQLPVTVLSGFLGSGKTTLLNHLLNNREGLRVAVIVNDMSEVNIDAALVRDGDAALSRTEERLVEMTNGCICCTLRDDLLEEVDRLAGEGRFDYLLIESSGISEPMPVAATFAFPRDDGATLGEVARLDTMVTVVDAAGFLPELTGGDELIERGLDQYEDDERTVSDLLMDQVEFADVIVLNKLDLVTPETAERLAAALSRLNPAARIVPATHGRVASAEVLGTGRFDLERAQQAPGWVMELNGDHVPETEEYGISSTVFRATRPFHPLRLWDFVATELDSGTYGSVLRSKGFFWLASRPRVTGLWSQAGAVARFEPSGARDGSEPGSAPGPDRGQELVFIGTGLQLAALHTALSACLLTDDEHAGGVPHWVTWDDPFPAWETYGLDESCDHEHGPHDAVPVPQH; encoded by the coding sequence ATGGCCGACCAGCTTCCGGTGACGGTCCTGTCGGGTTTCCTGGGGTCCGGCAAGACCACACTCCTCAACCACCTCCTCAACAACCGCGAAGGACTGCGGGTCGCGGTCATCGTCAACGACATGAGCGAGGTGAACATCGACGCCGCTCTCGTCCGCGATGGCGACGCGGCCCTCTCTCGCACCGAAGAGCGCCTGGTCGAGATGACCAACGGCTGCATCTGCTGCACCCTGCGGGACGACCTGCTGGAGGAGGTGGACCGGCTCGCCGGGGAGGGACGGTTCGACTACCTCCTCATCGAGTCCAGCGGCATCTCGGAACCCATGCCCGTCGCCGCGACGTTCGCCTTTCCGCGCGACGACGGCGCCACGCTGGGCGAGGTCGCGCGGCTCGACACCATGGTCACCGTCGTCGACGCCGCGGGCTTCCTGCCGGAGCTGACAGGCGGCGACGAGCTCATCGAACGGGGCCTTGACCAGTACGAGGACGACGAGCGCACCGTCAGCGATCTCCTCATGGACCAGGTCGAGTTCGCCGACGTCATCGTCCTCAACAAGCTCGACCTGGTCACCCCCGAGACCGCCGAACGTCTGGCGGCGGCGCTGTCCCGGCTCAACCCCGCCGCCCGTATCGTCCCCGCCACCCACGGCCGAGTCGCCTCCGCGGAGGTGCTCGGGACCGGCCGCTTCGACCTCGAACGCGCCCAGCAGGCCCCCGGCTGGGTCATGGAGCTCAACGGCGACCACGTTCCCGAGACCGAGGAATACGGCATCTCCAGCACCGTCTTCCGCGCCACCCGGCCGTTCCACCCCCTGCGGCTGTGGGACTTCGTCGCCACGGAGCTGGACAGCGGGACCTACGGCAGCGTCCTGCGCTCCAAGGGCTTCTTCTGGCTGGCCAGCCGCCCGCGAGTGACCGGGCTGTGGTCACAGGCCGGCGCGGTGGCCCGGTTCGAGCCGTCCGGAGCACGCGACGGCAGCGAGCCCGGCTCCGCACCCGGCCCCGACCGCGGTCAGGAACTCGTCTTCATCGGCACCGGACTGCAACTCGCCGCCCTGCACACGGCCCTGTCCGCATGCCTGCTCACCGACGACGAGCACGCCGGGGGCGTACCCCACTGGGTGACCTGGGACGATCCCTTCCCCGCCTGGGAGACCTACGGTCTCGACGAAAGCTGCGACCACGAGCACGGACCGCACGACGCCGTGCCGGTACCGCAGCACTGA